A DNA window from Castanea sativa cultivar Marrone di Chiusa Pesio chromosome 7, ASM4071231v1 contains the following coding sequences:
- the LOC142643684 gene encoding auxin-induced protein 15A-like, translating to MGIRLMGIAHAKQKLQRTLSARMGIVSATSIDVPKGHLAVYVGETHKKRFVIPISYLNHPLFQDLLNRAEEEFGFDHPMGGLTIPCSEEYFITLTSALNCS from the coding sequence ATGGGAATCAGATTGATGGGGATAGCTCATGCTAAACAAAAGCTCCAGAGAACACTTTCGGCAAGAATGGGAATAGTTTCTGCTACTAGTATTGATGTACCAAAAGGCCACTTAGCAGTTTATGTTGGAGAAACACACAAGAAGAGGTTTGTGATTCCAATATCTTACTTGAATCACCCTTTATTCCAAGACTTGCTAAACAGAGCTGAggaagaatttggatttgatCATCCTATGGGCGGTCTCACAATTCCATGCAGTGAAGAATACTTCATTACTTTAACTTCAGCTCTAAATTGTTCATAA